From Ochotona princeps isolate mOchPri1 chromosome X, mOchPri1.hap1, whole genome shotgun sequence, one genomic window encodes:
- the IL13RA2 gene encoding interleukin-13 receptor subunit alpha-2 isoform X1 has translation MSFLCLGSRYLAIFLVCASFGYTSAELEIKVNPPEDFEIIDPGYLGFLYLRWQPPVSLENFKQCTVEYELQFRSIDGGRWKTVITKNLYYKYGFDLNKGIEAKIHTLLPKQCTNGSEIRSSWSEATYWMPEQGNVDTKIQDIDCVYYNWQNLFCSWKPGKGIRFDANYYLFYWYDGLNHALQCTDYIKNNGKNVGCKFPQLESSEYKDFYVCVNGSSNSMPIRSSYFILQLQNLVKPIPPDYLDIDVSNVLEVNLQWNVPRGPIPAKCFIYEVELTEDDTPWITTTFDNQLYVIRTSNESHELCFSVRSRVNIYCADDGIWSEWSNEECWRSDTWEETLVFFVIPFILVSFSILMTTCLLLFKQKYLLKMIFRKEKEAFPHRTSLC, from the exons ATGTCTTTCCTTTGTTTGGGTAGCAGATACCTAGCTATCTTTCTTGTTTGTGCCTCATTTGGCTATACTTCTGCAGAGCTGGAGATAAAAG ttaaTCCTCCTGAGGATTTTGAGATAATTGATCCTGGATATTTAGGTTTCTTGTATTTGCGTTGGCAACCTCCAGTGTCCCTGGAAAACTTCAAACAATGTACTGTAGAATACGAATTACAGTTCCGAAGCATTGATGGTGGAAGATGGAAA ACTGTCATCACTAAGAATCTGTATTACAAATATGGGTTTGATCTAAACAAAGGCATTGAAGCCAAAATCCATACTCTTTTGCCAAAGCAATGCACGAACGGATCAGAAATTCGAAGTTCATGGTCAGAAGCTACATACTGGATGCCAGAGCAAG GAAATGTGGACACTAAAATTCAAGATATTGATTGCGTGTATTACAACTGGCaaaatttgttctgttcttggaAACCAGGCAAAGGTATACGTTTTGATGCCAATTACTATCTGTTTTACTG GTATGACGGTTTGAATCATGCATTACAATGTACTGATTATATCAAGAATAATGGAAAAAATGTTGGATGCAAGTTTCCCCAACTTGAGTCATCAGAATATAAAGATTTCTATGTCTGTGTTAATGGATCATCAAACTCCATGCCTATCAGATCCAGCTATTTCATTCTGCAACTTCAAAATCTAG tgAAACCTATACCACCAGACTATCTTGACATTGATGTATCAAATGTGCTTGAAGTCAACCTGCAGTGGAATGTACCAAGAGGACCCATTCCAGCCAAGTGCTTCATCTATGAGGTCGAGCTCACTGAAGATGATACTCCTTGGATT ACCACCACGTTTGACAATCAATTGTACGTCATTAGAACATCAAATGAAAGTCATGAATTATGCTTTTCAGTAAGAAGCCGAGTGAACATCTATTGTGCAGATGATGGGATTTGGAGTGAATGGAGTAATGAAGAATGTTGGAGAA GTGACACATGGGAAGagactttggttttttttgtgaTACCGTTTATTCTTGTGTCATTTTCTATTTTGATGACAACTTGTCTGCTTCtgtttaaacaaaaatatttactgaaaatg ATCTTTCGTAAGGAAAAGGAGGCTTTTCCTCACCGAACATCACTCTGTTGA
- the IL13RA2 gene encoding interleukin-13 receptor subunit alpha-2 isoform X2, producing the protein MSFLCLGSRYLAIFLVCASFGYTSAELEIKVNPPEDFEIIDPGYLGFLYLRWQPPVSLENFKQCTVEYELQFRSIDGGRWKTVITKNLYYKYGFDLNKGIEAKIHTLLPKQCTNGSEIRSSWSEATYWMPEQGNVDTKIQDIDCVYYNWQNLFCSWKPGKGIRFDANYYLFYWYDGLNHALQCTDYIKNNGKNVGCKFPQLESSEYKDFYVCVNGSSNSMPIRSSYFILQLQNLVKPIPPDYLDIDVSNVLEVNLQWNVPRGPIPAKCFIYEVELTEDDTPWITTTFDNQLYVIRTSNESHELCFSVRSRVNIYCADDGIWSEWSNEECWRNLS; encoded by the exons ATGTCTTTCCTTTGTTTGGGTAGCAGATACCTAGCTATCTTTCTTGTTTGTGCCTCATTTGGCTATACTTCTGCAGAGCTGGAGATAAAAG ttaaTCCTCCTGAGGATTTTGAGATAATTGATCCTGGATATTTAGGTTTCTTGTATTTGCGTTGGCAACCTCCAGTGTCCCTGGAAAACTTCAAACAATGTACTGTAGAATACGAATTACAGTTCCGAAGCATTGATGGTGGAAGATGGAAA ACTGTCATCACTAAGAATCTGTATTACAAATATGGGTTTGATCTAAACAAAGGCATTGAAGCCAAAATCCATACTCTTTTGCCAAAGCAATGCACGAACGGATCAGAAATTCGAAGTTCATGGTCAGAAGCTACATACTGGATGCCAGAGCAAG GAAATGTGGACACTAAAATTCAAGATATTGATTGCGTGTATTACAACTGGCaaaatttgttctgttcttggaAACCAGGCAAAGGTATACGTTTTGATGCCAATTACTATCTGTTTTACTG GTATGACGGTTTGAATCATGCATTACAATGTACTGATTATATCAAGAATAATGGAAAAAATGTTGGATGCAAGTTTCCCCAACTTGAGTCATCAGAATATAAAGATTTCTATGTCTGTGTTAATGGATCATCAAACTCCATGCCTATCAGATCCAGCTATTTCATTCTGCAACTTCAAAATCTAG tgAAACCTATACCACCAGACTATCTTGACATTGATGTATCAAATGTGCTTGAAGTCAACCTGCAGTGGAATGTACCAAGAGGACCCATTCCAGCCAAGTGCTTCATCTATGAGGTCGAGCTCACTGAAGATGATACTCCTTGGATT ACCACCACGTTTGACAATCAATTGTACGTCATTAGAACATCAAATGAAAGTCATGAATTATGCTTTTCAGTAAGAAGCCGAGTGAACATCTATTGTGCAGATGATGGGATTTGGAGTGAATGGAGTAATGAAGAATGTTGGAGAA ATCTTTCGTAA